The Athene noctua chromosome 11, bAthNoc1.hap1.1, whole genome shotgun sequence genome has a segment encoding these proteins:
- the UTP14A gene encoding U3 small nucleolar RNA-associated protein 14 homolog A isoform X1, whose protein sequence is MAEDWLGVEAAVSGSEGEEEVGQEDGERRHQQLLEAVSSLSGRRRRKLAERTEASTQVSEFNVSCKGAGEKLVLSELLQPIRPKSALSTVKKELTKVKQKKAVELPLSKEEAERVVREAAYVRTSKDVGKWQQVVLQNRRAEQLVFPLKQEIATVVPLEQVVSAWKARTPLEQEIFGLLHKTKQPITDPLLTPEETASLQAMSLEEARQRRAELQKARVVQSYYEAKARREKKIKSKKYHRVLKKSKRRKALKEFELLHKSDPEAALAKLEELEQLRMQERMSLKHQNKGKWARSRAIMAKYDLEARKAMQEQLARNKELTQKVRVELPEEEPSDVPEEGLSSETVPTIPVGASGANPWMLGKPSGPAEEPKVQEGPENVAVPDAVESKEEMEKDEEEEDMSEEEALLQDFAQKRQVRQQQARSCEEQGADETEAVPELPGDGPIHPICAEEQANVGIEQPPQAQEEILLSEQLGRVQTMDDVDALASEERVEEQEKLVVATAEKPVPARAEKRVRQQEEGRAGDKRAKKPAKKKMISLEAVLAGKPQQVQCPSLPVVVEEEEGGIDQRGVITEAFAGDDVVADFTREKRKAEEAAKPQPVNLVLPGWGEWGGTGLKPSARKIKRFLLKPPPAPPRKDQHLPHVIVSERRNIHAAAHQVSELPFPFERHQQFEQSIRTPVGATWNTQRAFQKLTTPRVITRAGHIIKPLSAEDVPDMATTAGAGAKPALEIVPQRPEPPLCRRRRRAR, encoded by the exons ATGGCGGAGGACTGGCTGGGCGTGGAGGCGGCCGTGAGCGGCAGCGAGGGCGAGGAGGAGGTG gggcaggaggATGGCGAGCGGCGGCACCAGCAGCTCCTGGAGGCGGTCAGCTCCCTCTCCGGACGGAGGCG gCGGAAGCTGGCAGAGCGTACAGAGGCAAGCACACAGGTGTCAGAGTTTAATGTCAGCTGTAAAG gtgctggggagaagctggTTCTGTCTGAGCTCCTGCAGCCCATCCGTCCCAAATCTGCCCTGAGCACTGTGAAGAAGGAGCTGACCAAAGTGAAACAGAAGAAGGCGGTGGAGCTGCCACTCAGCAAAGAGGAGGCAGAGCGG GTTGTGAGGGAAGCTGCCTATGTCAGGACCTCTAAAGACGTGGGCAAATGGCAGCAGGTGGTTTTGCAGAACCGACGGGCGGAGCAGCTGGTTTTCCCTCTGAAGCAGGAGATTGCTACAGTTGTCCCCCTGGAACAAGTGGTTTCAGCATGGAAG GCCCGAACTCCCCTGGAGCAGGAGATCTTTGGACTGCTCCACAAGACGAAGCAGCCCATCACAGACCCGCTCCTGACGCCAGAGGAGACAGCCTCACTGCAGGCaatgagcttggaggag GCCCGGCAGCGGCGAGCGGAGCTCCAAAAGGCTCGGGTTGTGCAGTCCTACTACGAAGCCAAGGCTCGGCGAGAGAAGAAGATCAAGAGCAAGAA GTACCATCGTgtgctgaaaaaaagcaagagacGCAAGGCCTTAAAGGAGTTTGAGCTGCTGCATAAGTCAGACCCTGAGGCCGCCTTGGCAAAactggaggagctggagcagctcaggatgCAG GAGCGGATGAGTCTTAAGCACCAGAACAAGGGGAAATGGGCCCGCTCCAGGGCCATTATGGCTAAGTATGACCTGGAG GCCCGCAAGGCCATGCAGGAGCAGCTGGCCAGGAACAAGGAGCTGACGCAGAAGGTGCGggtggagctgcctgaggaggagCCAAGTGATGTGCCTGAGGAGGGCCTCTCGTCAGAGACCGTCCCCACCATCCCTGTGGGGGCCAGCGGAGCTAATCCCTGGATGCTGGGGAAGCCCAGCGGCCCAGCTGAGGAGCCCAAGGTGCAGGAGGGTCCTGAAAATGTTGCGGTGCCTGATGCTgtggagagcaaggaggagatggagaaagatgaggaggaggaggatatGTCAGAGGAGGAAGCTCTGCTACAAGACTTCGCGCAGAAACGGCAAGTGCGGCAGCAGCAGGCAAGAAGCTGTGAAGAACAAG GTGCTGATGAGACGGAGGCAGTTCCTGAGCTGCCGGGGGATGGCCCCATCCACCCCATCTGTGCTGAGGAGCAGGCGAATGTAGGGATCGAGCAGCCTCCCCAGGCCCAGGAGGAGATCCTGCTGTCGGAGCAGCTGGGCCGGGTGCAGACAATGGACGACGTTGATGCTCTGGCCTCAGAGGAGCGGGTGGAAGAGCAGGAGAAGCTAGTGGTTGCAACAGCAGAGAAGCCGGTGCCTGCAAGAGCAGAGAAGCGAGTGCggcagcaggaggaaggcagagctggGGACAAGCGTGCCAAGAAACCAGCCAAGAAGAAGATGATTAGCCTGGaggctgtgctggctgggaagcCCCAGCAGGTTCAGTGCCCCAGCCTGCCTGTGGTCgtggaggaggag GAGGGTGGCATCGACCAAAGAGGGGTGATCACAGAGGCCTTTGCCGGGGATGACGTAGTCGCTGACTTCACCCGGGAGAAGCGCAAGGCAGAGGAGGCTGCGAAGCCACAGCCGGTGAACCTGGTGCTGCCGGGCTGGGGCGAGTGGGGAGGCACAGGATTGAAGCCCAGCGCCAGGAAAATAAAACG GTTCCTGCTCAAGCCGCCCCCTGCGCCTCCCCGGAAGGACCAGCACTTGCCCCACGTCATCGTGAGCGAGCGGCGCAACATCCATGCAGCAGCGCATCAG GTCAGCGAGCTGCCCTTCCCCTTTGAGAGGCACCAGCAGTTTGAGCAGAGCATCCGGACACCCGTGGGCGCCACATGGAACACACAGCGTGCCTTCCAGAAGCTGACCACCCCCCGCGTCATTACCCGAGCGGGCCACATCATCAAGCCCCTCTCTGCCGAGGATGTCCCCGACATGGCCACCACGGCTGGCGCTGGAGCCAAGCCGGCGCTAGAAATTGTTCCCCAGCGGCCAGAGCCACCCTTGTGCCGCCGACGCAGGAGAGCGCGGTAG
- the UTP14A gene encoding U3 small nucleolar RNA-associated protein 14 homolog A isoform X2: MAEDWLGVEAAVSGSEGEEEGQEDGERRHQQLLEAVSSLSGRRRRKLAERTEASTQVSEFNVSCKGAGEKLVLSELLQPIRPKSALSTVKKELTKVKQKKAVELPLSKEEAERVVREAAYVRTSKDVGKWQQVVLQNRRAEQLVFPLKQEIATVVPLEQVVSAWKARTPLEQEIFGLLHKTKQPITDPLLTPEETASLQAMSLEEARQRRAELQKARVVQSYYEAKARREKKIKSKKYHRVLKKSKRRKALKEFELLHKSDPEAALAKLEELEQLRMQERMSLKHQNKGKWARSRAIMAKYDLEARKAMQEQLARNKELTQKVRVELPEEEPSDVPEEGLSSETVPTIPVGASGANPWMLGKPSGPAEEPKVQEGPENVAVPDAVESKEEMEKDEEEEDMSEEEALLQDFAQKRQVRQQQARSCEEQGADETEAVPELPGDGPIHPICAEEQANVGIEQPPQAQEEILLSEQLGRVQTMDDVDALASEERVEEQEKLVVATAEKPVPARAEKRVRQQEEGRAGDKRAKKPAKKKMISLEAVLAGKPQQVQCPSLPVVVEEEEGGIDQRGVITEAFAGDDVVADFTREKRKAEEAAKPQPVNLVLPGWGEWGGTGLKPSARKIKRFLLKPPPAPPRKDQHLPHVIVSERRNIHAAAHQVSELPFPFERHQQFEQSIRTPVGATWNTQRAFQKLTTPRVITRAGHIIKPLSAEDVPDMATTAGAGAKPALEIVPQRPEPPLCRRRRRAR; the protein is encoded by the exons ATGGCGGAGGACTGGCTGGGCGTGGAGGCGGCCGTGAGCGGCAGCGAGGGCGAGGAGGAG gggcaggaggATGGCGAGCGGCGGCACCAGCAGCTCCTGGAGGCGGTCAGCTCCCTCTCCGGACGGAGGCG gCGGAAGCTGGCAGAGCGTACAGAGGCAAGCACACAGGTGTCAGAGTTTAATGTCAGCTGTAAAG gtgctggggagaagctggTTCTGTCTGAGCTCCTGCAGCCCATCCGTCCCAAATCTGCCCTGAGCACTGTGAAGAAGGAGCTGACCAAAGTGAAACAGAAGAAGGCGGTGGAGCTGCCACTCAGCAAAGAGGAGGCAGAGCGG GTTGTGAGGGAAGCTGCCTATGTCAGGACCTCTAAAGACGTGGGCAAATGGCAGCAGGTGGTTTTGCAGAACCGACGGGCGGAGCAGCTGGTTTTCCCTCTGAAGCAGGAGATTGCTACAGTTGTCCCCCTGGAACAAGTGGTTTCAGCATGGAAG GCCCGAACTCCCCTGGAGCAGGAGATCTTTGGACTGCTCCACAAGACGAAGCAGCCCATCACAGACCCGCTCCTGACGCCAGAGGAGACAGCCTCACTGCAGGCaatgagcttggaggag GCCCGGCAGCGGCGAGCGGAGCTCCAAAAGGCTCGGGTTGTGCAGTCCTACTACGAAGCCAAGGCTCGGCGAGAGAAGAAGATCAAGAGCAAGAA GTACCATCGTgtgctgaaaaaaagcaagagacGCAAGGCCTTAAAGGAGTTTGAGCTGCTGCATAAGTCAGACCCTGAGGCCGCCTTGGCAAAactggaggagctggagcagctcaggatgCAG GAGCGGATGAGTCTTAAGCACCAGAACAAGGGGAAATGGGCCCGCTCCAGGGCCATTATGGCTAAGTATGACCTGGAG GCCCGCAAGGCCATGCAGGAGCAGCTGGCCAGGAACAAGGAGCTGACGCAGAAGGTGCGggtggagctgcctgaggaggagCCAAGTGATGTGCCTGAGGAGGGCCTCTCGTCAGAGACCGTCCCCACCATCCCTGTGGGGGCCAGCGGAGCTAATCCCTGGATGCTGGGGAAGCCCAGCGGCCCAGCTGAGGAGCCCAAGGTGCAGGAGGGTCCTGAAAATGTTGCGGTGCCTGATGCTgtggagagcaaggaggagatggagaaagatgaggaggaggaggatatGTCAGAGGAGGAAGCTCTGCTACAAGACTTCGCGCAGAAACGGCAAGTGCGGCAGCAGCAGGCAAGAAGCTGTGAAGAACAAG GTGCTGATGAGACGGAGGCAGTTCCTGAGCTGCCGGGGGATGGCCCCATCCACCCCATCTGTGCTGAGGAGCAGGCGAATGTAGGGATCGAGCAGCCTCCCCAGGCCCAGGAGGAGATCCTGCTGTCGGAGCAGCTGGGCCGGGTGCAGACAATGGACGACGTTGATGCTCTGGCCTCAGAGGAGCGGGTGGAAGAGCAGGAGAAGCTAGTGGTTGCAACAGCAGAGAAGCCGGTGCCTGCAAGAGCAGAGAAGCGAGTGCggcagcaggaggaaggcagagctggGGACAAGCGTGCCAAGAAACCAGCCAAGAAGAAGATGATTAGCCTGGaggctgtgctggctgggaagcCCCAGCAGGTTCAGTGCCCCAGCCTGCCTGTGGTCgtggaggaggag GAGGGTGGCATCGACCAAAGAGGGGTGATCACAGAGGCCTTTGCCGGGGATGACGTAGTCGCTGACTTCACCCGGGAGAAGCGCAAGGCAGAGGAGGCTGCGAAGCCACAGCCGGTGAACCTGGTGCTGCCGGGCTGGGGCGAGTGGGGAGGCACAGGATTGAAGCCCAGCGCCAGGAAAATAAAACG GTTCCTGCTCAAGCCGCCCCCTGCGCCTCCCCGGAAGGACCAGCACTTGCCCCACGTCATCGTGAGCGAGCGGCGCAACATCCATGCAGCAGCGCATCAG GTCAGCGAGCTGCCCTTCCCCTTTGAGAGGCACCAGCAGTTTGAGCAGAGCATCCGGACACCCGTGGGCGCCACATGGAACACACAGCGTGCCTTCCAGAAGCTGACCACCCCCCGCGTCATTACCCGAGCGGGCCACATCATCAAGCCCCTCTCTGCCGAGGATGTCCCCGACATGGCCACCACGGCTGGCGCTGGAGCCAAGCCGGCGCTAGAAATTGTTCCCCAGCGGCCAGAGCCACCCTTGTGCCGCCGACGCAGGAGAGCGCGGTAG